NNNNNNNNNNNNNNNNNNNNNNNNNNNNNNNNNNNNNNNNNNNNNNNNNNNNNNNNNNNNNNNNNNNNNNNNNNNNNNNNNNNNNNNNNNNNNNNNNNNNNNNNNNNNNNNNNNNNNNNNNNNNNNNNNNNNNNNNNNNNNNNNNNNNNNNNNNNNNNNNNNNNNNNNNNNNNNNNNNNNNNNNNNNNNNNNNNNNNNNNNNNNNNNNNNNNNNNNNNNNNNNNNNNNNNNNNNNNNNNNNNNNNNNNNNNNNNNNNNNNNNNNNNNNNNNNNNNNNNNNNNNNNNNNNNNNNNNNNNNNNNNNNNNNNNNNNNNNNNNNNNNNNNNNNNNNNNNNNNNNNNNNNNNNNNNNNNNNNCCCCTTCTGATTCACGAACTTGGCTTCATCTTATGTTTGAAGAAATGAgagctctttgcttcctgttgcaGCCACCAACCCTGCCACTTATAGGCATGCTTCCTATCCATTAGGATTCTTATCCTTCTGGAATAATCAaaccaaataaacttttcctttggaaaagtaaagaaataagtaagaaaatatccatttcattaaatagataattaaattattaataactAAATTAATAGCTAAATGAATAAGATACAATAAATTTGAAAGTTAAAATTTAAGAAGTTTTGGTACATAATTCAACCATTAAGAAATCATCACAGCATAAATAATGGTCTAAATGCTTAAACTATTGTATCCCCTATTTTCTGTTTGTATgaaatatgtgcatgtttgttcaTATGTTAcaagtatgtgcatatgtaaagTCGATAAAGTTCAGTAgtgtttccctcttttcttctgtgtttaaaaatacaatgattataacaatttaatttcttttcttaattttccatttttttaatcttttattttttaattagatattttgtacaatttaatttcttattcaaacttttaatatatttacctCCTTCCAACTCCCCTCCTTCCCATCTTTCTCACCCAACTTTGGcattgttttttccttcttcctccattgAGTCCAATTTGCATTGACCAATTTTTCTTGGTAATAAGAACTGCCCTGATATGTGATATGCCTACTGTGGATCATGTCACTTAAGGAAAGTATCTACCTTGACCTCAGTGAGCGATGGAATTTTGTACCCACTTTCCCACTTCTGGCTAGAGCTTCTACAGTTTTCATGCACCCTGAAATATTATGTGTATGATATGACCCTGGTGACCCATCCACCTTAATTAatgacattgatttttttaatattttaaagtttaagtcTTAGCTGGTCAGATTCTCAACTAGCTCATCTAAGTTAACACAACCACCTAGCTGCCACCTATTACATCATTAGCCAAAATTTCCTGGCAGTAGTCACTTTGCTTTCCTCCCGTGTCTCTTTGAGAAACGatcttcctcatttttcttccCAGACTCCCTTTCTCCCCCACTGGAAGTCCAGAATTCTACTTCCTACACTAGCTATTTGTCCTCAGCTCTTTATAACAACCAATCAGCAGTGAGATAGCTCTGGTACAACTCTGAAACTGTCGATAGACAGAGGATAGTGTGGCATTTTCTTTAGGATTTAAAAACAGGACTCTGGTAATGGGCCATAGTAATGACAATACCAGAATCTGTTAGCATTTAGCTCACTGCTGGatcatcaattaataatcaaatatacagtgacacacttaatAGAATGTGAACAAGGATCTCCTCTATGTCTATGAATACCTATCAGCATCTGCCTTACTGCATTTGGAGAACAGTTCCTCAGTGCTATCAACTACCTCCAGCTTTATATATTTATCCATGGAAAACTAAAGTTATTATCGTGATTGTGATAAGTAATGCTATAAAAATATGACCATGCAGATATCTCTTCAACACATAAATTTCAACAACTGCAGATATATATACTTGGAAGCAGTGTGTCTGGCTTAcatatttgcttcatttttaatttttataaaacctaCATATTGTTTTCCATTACTGTCCTACTACTTTTGTTTCCCATCAGTCATGTAAATGTCTCATTTTGCAATAGACAAATAGgcatgaaaacttttaaaagataaaattaacatGCTCTCAGCTGCAAAAGTGAAGAGATGCAACTATATTCAACCCGAAGGGAAGAAGAGACATTATTATactgaataataataatcattGTGATAATGATTATATAATTGTAACAATTATAATTGCACTAATAATAATCAccagatttttatatataatacctGGCAGTGGAGTGAATAATATACAGGAAATGAGAAATTCTTcgaaacacaaataaaatcatgagaaattttagaataatatttCTATTGTGTAGAAAAAAATACTATAAAGTTGATATACAGGGATTCTGTATGTATCAATGAAAAATATAGACTTTAAGCAAGATTATTACTTTTACAAATCAATGCTAGAAAGAGGCATAAAACTGACTGATTTCAATATAGTCCCtaagaggatggagagagggatgaGCCTAAGCCTAGGAACAGAATCAAATGACAAACAGCAGCAATAGTACTGTTCTAAAATCGgatagtttgaaaaaaaaaatttgtggtCTGGTGTTCTTAAGGTGTAGTCTCTCATCATGACCTGTACAGATGTGAATGTGCACCACTACATACTGAGATGACACGGTACACTTTTCCACAGTAACAGTTTCTGTATGCAGTAGGCTGAAATATTTTCATGAACTGCTTaatttttggattttatttttttaacttgtataatttattttcttgcaaaataaaagtgtaatataaaacaaaaaaagaaaaaatgttccaGCAATCatagaataacaacaacaatactaAAAATATACTTCAAAAGTAACATTGAGTTGTTTTGTGTTGACCATCTACTGCAGGGTCTGAAGCTTATCCTTAAGTTATGTTTGCATACCAAGTGAGACTGCATTAGAGAAAATTTTTTCCTGAGTGTTTATCAATTGGAAATAGCTTATGTGTTGGTGTGGGGGCTTGTGTTCACTAACCTTCTCAAAACTGGGACCCAACATAGCTTAGAACTGAACAGATCCTGCGCACAATGCCATAAATGCTATAGTTCCACATGTGTATAAGTCCTATTATGTCTATAAGgcctgtttccttggtgtcttctgtATCCACTGCTTCTTATAATTTTTACAGATCCTCTTTCCCATACTTCCCTGAACCATGAGAGGAGAGATTTGGTAAAGACATGTCATTTAGGGTTGAGCATTCGACATTTCTCACTATGCACtgtctagttgtgggtctctgacTTTGCTCCTGTCTGCTGCAGGAAGAaggttctctgatgatggctgagcaggacactgatctatgagtacagtaTGCCATtaactgatctatgagtacagtaTGCCATTAGgggtcattttattattatattctttcATTAGAGTAGTAGTATTTGGGATTCCCCGAAGTCCTCTAGTCTTAATTCTTGGCTATATGAGCAGTGTCCAGCATGGATCCCATCTAAAAATAGTTGAGAAGTGCATGTGACAGTGGCATACATCAAGAGAAATTTCAGTAGGTACTTTAATATTAGACAAAGTATGATTCAGAAGTAAGAATATtactagaaaggaaaaaattaggTAGAAATAGCCAttgaattataatatatataataaatataatatataataaatatataatatatatttaatatatatattaaatagtaGTTATATAATTTGTTGCAAGAAATCTGTTTTAAATAtaagatgtatatatacatgtatataaatacatacacaagtcaaaataaatctgtttaaaaatcatatctatatgtgtatctACTTCTCAATTCTCAATATCtcatttatgtatatgtctatactTGTGAaagtattactttttaaaactaaagtacTTTTGAATACTAAAAAAATTCATATCAATGTCCTCTTTTAAACTTCAGGGTTGTCTTAATGATTTGAAAATCATGTGCATACATTCCAACATAGCTAATTATCAATGTTTAATGATAATGTCCAAAGAGCATCAGAACATGATGCTCCTTTTTTCCTGAGAAATaacactttttaatttaatgtttgctagtgaaaatttcaagaaatagcatattgttgtttctctgtataatgtGCTTCCTGGGAGTTAGATGCTCAATAAGTAATACTGAGCAGTCACAACAATGTAGTGGAGTAAAACTTTACTCAAAGCATGTAGTTTATGTAGTGACAGCACAGAACCCAAACACATCCTCCTTACACTGTAAAAATGTTATACATATTCAATACAATGCTTATTCGAAGAAGACACATTGAATTATTAGGAAATCATGATCTCTGCATGCACAATAAAGACCAGAATTTATTACCTGCTCATCAGGCAACATTACCAAGGAGAAACAGTGCAAGACCTCAGAGACCAATCATAGTTCATGCTTTGCATGATGGAGAACACAGGAGGgaaacctttaaagaaaacccACAAGACTTTTCTTTCCCTGCCCATCACTAACACAGCCAATGGCACTCTGGTCATTGTGTGTTCTTCCTATGAACCTTCCAAATTCTGAAGCTGCTTggaattaaatatttcaaaaactagTAGTCATATAACAGCGATCATTCTGGAATTGCTTCAATCAATGCATCAGCAGCAGATCACATGTTCTGATGCTCTTTGGACATGGATGATGGTCTAGAAAGACTACAATGTGAATCTTAGATACTCATCTCTACTCTATACAATATGTGTCTTAGTTTAAATAAACACtagtgtttaaataaaataaacactatcTGAAGCTAGAGGGAAACACCTTGAAACCCTCCTAACACAATGGGGTTGGTCCTCACCAGCCAAGGATCATTGAATCATTGACAACCTGTGAGGGCAGTTTTCCTTGAATTGACTTGTTTGGACTTTTCCAGTCCTGGGAAACAACAACTTCTGTCTAGTCTCCCAAATTAGAGTGCACTGACCTATGATGATGTGTATATGAACTTCACTCAAGAAGAATGGGCTTTTCTGAATCCTTCACAGAAGAGTCTCTTCAAAGATGTGATATTGGAGACTTACAGGAACCTCAATGCTGTAGGCTACAATTGGGAAGACCATAATATTGAAGAACATCGTCAAAGTTCCAGAggacatggaagaaataaaagaagtcatACTTGGAGACAAACCCTCTGAAAATACTCAGTGTAGTAAAGCCTTGGCATGTCACAGTTATCTTCAAAGGCATGAAAGctttcatactggagagaaaccctatgaatgtaatcaatgtggtaaataCTTTGCATTACACAGTACTCTCCAAGTAcgtaaaagaacacatactgaagaagaaccttacaaatacaataaatgtgataaagcctttgcaCAACATAGTCATctcaaaatgcataaaataacacatactggagagaaactctATGAATGTGATCAATATGATATGACTTCTATATGATCAACATTGCCTACCTGTCTGAAGCAACTTTGTCATGAATTACAGAACCACTTTACTGTGGTTATACAGAACACACAATACATGGTTTCTCTAACTCATCAAATATGAATAAAGTATCACTGTGGATTTGTTAGCTAAGGACAAAAATCATATAACTTCACTAATTTTAAATCCTGGACttattcatatttttcatttgtatcgctgttatatttcataaatatgtaGTACTTGTTAtcattcttaaaaaagaaaccccTAAGAGATGTCCAAGATAATTACCTACAAGGTTCTCTTTTGTTCAGTATGCAGGCTGTGAGTTTTGCCCATGGGACAAAGATTCAGATGCTGAATAAAATCTGGGCCAACAGACAGTGATTTCAAGGCACTCTCTCTGAATAACATGAATGTATCCACAAGTACACAGCACAGAGGAGGAAAATCTGAGCAATGAGAAAACATTGAGTCTGGTAAGCTAGATCATCTCCCTGACTCTCTTCTCTAAGACAACTCTGaaaatatatctatgtatctgttttACCAACAACTACTATGATTGAGGTTAAGAATCATTTTTATGCTTTGTTACAGATTAGAAAATAATACATGCCTTCTTAACTTCTATTATATCTAAAATTCTGTGGTTTATCACATCAGTTGCCACACTATAAAGAAGCATGCCTTCTGAAATGTGCTTATGTCTGCatcagataatttttattttcctgctaAAACATATAAGCAGCATGAAACTAACTATTCCTCTTCACAGCCACTATTGTTTAATAAGACAGAGCCCTTTTACATGGGATATACTCAGTATGTAGGACAAATTTCAGCATAGAGAGTGATGTAAAATGAGTCATCAGTCTAGTGAGACATGATATGACACTTGCATATTACAAGAATACAATGAAAAGGAATATGAGAGGTAATAAAGTCATCAGTGAGCTACTAGAATATGCTTGTTAGCACATCAGTGTATACCACACAGACCTGCTGCATTGTCTAAGTTCCAATATATGCATAATTGTTGTAAAAGTACAAATGTTGAgagtattttagaattttatagcATATAAACCTACTAGAAGAACACTACCcctacaagaaaataaatacaatgtttatttttttctttatgcatgTGTGCCTTTGCCCACATAATATGTCTGTACACTGTGATTATaccagaagagtacatcagatGCCCCTGGACAGGAGATACAGAAAGtagtgagccaccacgtgggtgttGTAGACTGAATATATATCCTaggcaagagcagccagtgcccttaaccattgaactatctctccagtcccaaaatGAACACATTTCCATCCtaaacatgtaattaaaaaagtCTTTCTTTGACAACTTTTTCAAAACTATTAATTTAAAGCCGATTTTAGTATTTTCTATAAGAATTCCAGCCATATCAAAAGGAGAATTCCAAAGATGATTAAATGGAAGATTATGTGTAGGTTCTTCTGGATAAAAAGTCATGAAGCCTGAAACAAATGTTATATTCCTGAAAAGGAGCCAGAACTTTAGTATGTCATTTATGCCTATACATCCATGATACTCAGTAAGTGAATATCAACTTACAGAAAATGCTAGCTACAGTCATTTTGAGGAAGTCAttatacatacagagacagacagacagacagacagacagaaagacagagaatatcTATTGCTTACACACAGTTCAGCTGAAGGGTAAAATCATTACCCATAATTTTGCACACAATATTGTTTAAAGAtacactaaaaatgaaaaaagaaaataataaaaattttaatatactcTGATTATGATAAAATGCATAAGGGTTTTCttcatgaaattttcttttacatattcaTAATATACCATTGAAACAGAAAAATGTTTGTGTCATGGTTACATGTCAATAGATCATAATGATTTGGCCAAGtctcactatttttttaaatgaataccaagtctattaaaaatattatatgtagATAGCTGTTAGTAGAGTGCTGTACCCATTTCACAGCAATTTAATGAactctaatttttaaattctatgttTTTTCTTGCTCAAATGTTTCATGAGAAGCCACATACTTATCTTTTAAGAAATTCCTTTCTCAAGCACACAATATCTTGCCTTTGACTATTATTGTTATAAATTATTCAAGATTGTACAAATGGTATTTCCAGGAAGTTTTCACACTGATGAGAAACTAAGTTTGGATTGGGATTCAGAGGGTTCAACCTTTGCAGATATCACAGACATATTTggtaaaatatcaaaatattttttttaaaaaattaggcaTGTTTTTGTTGTAGAAAGTAGGTTTATTTTTGAGTTAGAAGACTACTTTCTAATATACACACTTGCCAAAGCAAATATTTCATCTGATTTACTTCCTGTTTCTTAGCGCATGCTTCTAACTTCTCAGAAAAATAGGAAGGTAAAATAGCACCCTATATGGGCAGGTCAATTTCTTCACTTCATCATCCCAGGGACTTCAAGTAATATAACAGGTAAgacacaaaatttgaaaataatgctCAAGGAATTactgaaggaagagagaaaatttgCAAATATCATCCCCATTCAGCTTGAGTATTGTTTATATTGCCTGTCAATATGGACActattatattttgatataaataATTAGTTTTTAGTGGATGCTTAACTTCATATTACTGCAAAACTAACAGactatttatttacatgtgtatgaGATATATTATCATCTTTTAAGTAGTAGCAGGGATCAATAAATAAGTGATACAAGTTAAAGAGAgattgatagataataaatatacaGTAGATGGAtacatattttatgataaaagGCACTAATAATCCACAGTGTAGTGATTCATTGCTATTTAttgatattatttaaaataaatatgttctaaTTATAGCCTTAAATTGTATGTAATGTTCAAGTCTGAATGGCCCTTCTATTCAACTAATCCACTTCTACAATCATCTGTATGGACAATTTGCTAATGAGTTTAgttgtccatatatatatatatatatatacatatatatatatatatgttcactgatatattttaatttatagtaaATAAGAACATTATGTTCATATCCCAATCAGTATGTGCTTCGGTATCCTATAAAgtattctgtaggttttctcAGAATGGTTAACACATTTCCTTCAGAATAgtaagataaaaatttaatgttataaagtaatataaaaaacACATTGTGGTTTAATGGAATCACTATCTATAGTAATaaaagcagaaagactgtaacATACCTTTTACATTGAAATATGATGTAATTCATAATCACTTCCCCAAAGATATAAGTTAACTTTTATCATATAGTGGAATGAGTGTTATCTCCACATTGAGAGTTTCTTTAAACTGAACTAGCAAGTAAGATATCCTTcacaaggaaaaataataatttgtaacTTTTCACATTGTAACCTATGTTTTTGCAAACCACATACAGagcagaaataaatatttctgaaacaaTATTCACATAAATGTAATCTGATCCTCTGCTTCCACAAAAATTAACTGTGACTCGTGAGGTTTTATATTGATAGTAATGCCATTCATATTTGGAAAAGATTTCTCTTTACATTTATATGATGTACAGATATTAAGTGAATGTCAAATTCTATAAGCAATTTATGCTACACATCCCTCcaacatctttctttctctgtaggtTGATTCTTAGGACAAAATGATTGGAATGAATGAGTCCATGGTTTCAGAATTTGTGCTTTTGGGACTTTCCCACTCACAGAATCTTCAGGTCTTGCTCTTTGTGATATTTTTGATACTTTATCTGCTCATTGTTTTGGGAAACATTGTCATCATGATCTTAATAACCATTGACCGCCATCTGCATTCCCCTATGTACTTCTTGTTGGCCAACTTGTCCTTTGTTGATATATGGCTTTCTTCAGTTACCACTCCAAAAATGGTCACAGACTTTCTCAGGGAACACAAGACCATTTCCTTTGAAGGATGCATGTCCCAGGTCTTCTTTGCCCATTGCATTGCTGCAGGAGAGATGGTGCTCTTGCTGGTTATGGcgtatgaccgctatgtggccatctgcaaacCACTCCACTATTTCAACATCATGAACCTGAAAAGATGCACTGGATTGGTGTTGACTTCCTGGACCGTTGGCTTTGTACATGCCTTGAGTCAGCTTGTAGCAGTTCTGCAGCTACCTCTCTGTGACCCACTGGAAATAGACAGTTTTTTCTGTGATATGCCACTCGTAATCAAGCTAGCCTGCACGGATTCCCATGATTTGGACATTTTAATGAATGCTGACTGTGGGATTGTGGTTGTATCTTGCTTTATTATGTTGCTCATATCCTATACTTATATTCTTCTCACTGTTCGCAGGAGCTCCAAAGCCGGGGCGTCTAAGGCCCTGTCCACATGCACTGCCCACATCACTGTGGTGTTGCTCCTCTTTTTGCCCTGCATCTTCATCTATGTCTGGCCCCTCAATATCACCTGGTTGGACAAATTTCTTGCTGTGTTTTATTCTGTTGTTACACCCCTCCTAAATCCAGCCATTTATAcactgagaaataaagaaataaaaaatgctctaaaaagattaaaaagctCTTTTATGAATCACAAGGTAAATACTTAATGCCCAAGAAGTCCTCTAAAAATATGTCCAATTTCATCAAATGAGGAAAGGTTAAAATGTGGGGTATTTAATTTATAAGTAAAATTAGTTACAGTATCTTGATATAAAATAGGTATAGTGTAATTTTGAAGATTGAAAATTTTAATCATATAGACCAGCaagttatttcttaaaaatatcaaaaactgaCACTTCTTTTGAGATATTAATGGCTCTTACATGTCTTAAGTAATATGAAGAAGAACCTAAATGTATTCATCAATCTCATAcctatttttgtaaaattaacttaaatattgCTCTAAGAACACGAAAAGTTTATTCTCTACCTTAAAATATCCCACAAACATTTTACTCACCCCTTTGTAAAGAGGTAATATCATTTACATTATCCCAGATTTCTCCAAAAAGATTAAAGGGCGAATAAGAAAATtgtggtaaaataaaatttatgaatttCACAAGAAACAGCAGCAGACGTTACTTGGTATTGATTTTATTGACTTAATAAAACTAAATTGTTGTGTAAACAAATATACTGTTTTTCTCAATTATCTGAATTTCAAGAActaaatatttcctttaaactGTTGTTTACtatttaaataaattcatgaaCTATAGTTTCTACATATGTCCTATTGTGTCCATAAAGTCTTATATCTTTCATATTTTCAGTCCCCattggctcttagaatctttatACCTCTTCTTTTCCATAGTTTCTGAAGCCATGAAGGGAGACATTActacatcccatttaggactgttGAAAGGTTCCTTGTTGTCTGTTTattgtctagctgtgggtctctttATTTGTCCCTATCTGCTGCAGGAagaacttctctgatgatggctaaagAAGAAACTGATTTGTGAGTAAAGCAAGTCATTAGGAGTCACTTATGGCTATATTCTTTTAGTAGAAAAGAAGTATTTAGTTTTCCCCTAGATCATTGGTCTGTCCAATCTTAGCCTCAGGACTACATGAGCAATGTCCAGCAATGGATTCCATATTAGCCAAAGTGTGTTTCAGATAGAAGAatatcactggagagaaaaaagagcattttACATGAACAAAGCATATCAATTAATTATAATACAGCACTTTTGACAGGCATGTTCTAAACTATGAAGTTTTAAATGTATGAATATCCTGAATTCTAAGAATAAAAAATTCtaagaatgttttaaatttgtGAATATTCTGAATTCTTACAATAAAAATT
The nucleotide sequence above comes from Mastomys coucha isolate ucsf_1 unplaced genomic scaffold, UCSF_Mcou_1 pScaffold15, whole genome shotgun sequence. Encoded proteins:
- the LOC116092297 gene encoding olfactory receptor 4K3-like; translated protein: MIGMNESMVSEFVLLGLSHSQNLQVLLFVIFLILYLLIVLGNIVIMILITIDRHLHSPMYFLLANLSFVDIWLSSVTTPKMVTDFLREHKTISFEGCMSQVFFAHCIAAGEMVLLLVMAYDRYVAICKPLHYFNIMNLKRCTGLVLTSWTVGFVHALSQLVAVLQLPLCDPLEIDSFFCDMPLVIKLACTDSHDLDILMNADCGIVVVSCFIMLLISYTYILLTVRRSSKAGASKALSTCTAHITVVLLLFLPCIFIYVWPLNITWLDKFLAVFYSVVTPLLNPAIYTLRNKEIKNALKRLKSSFMNHKVNT